Below is a window of Neomonachus schauinslandi unplaced genomic scaffold, ASM220157v2 HiC_scaffold_1681, whole genome shotgun sequence DNA.
TCTGCGGAGCGGGGCGCCAGCTCCACGCCTGTGGAACCGTCGGTGGGAAGGGCAGGGTACAGAATTTCGGGCGCATTGTCATTCTGGTCCAGCACGAATATGCTCAATGACACGTTGCTGCTGAGGGGCGGGTTCCCATTGTCCCACGCAGTCAACCACAGCTGCAAATCCTGGAACTGCTCATAGTCAAAGGAGCGCAACGCATACACGATACCGGTGTCAGAGTTGATGGAGATATAAGAGGACAGGGGTGCACCCTGAAAAGTGTCTTCAGTCAAAGAATAAGTTACATGGGCATTATCGTCACTGTCAGGGTCATGGGCCACCACAGAAATGAGGGAGGCACCTCTGGGGTTGTTTTCAGGAATGTAGGCAGAGTAGGACATgtgggggaaggtgggtgggTTGTCATTGATGTCTGCCACCTGCAACAAAATGTAAGCATCCTTGGACAGAGATGGTTTCCCTCCATCTTTAGCAGTCACAGTGACGTTATAAAAGGAAAACTGTTCCCTATCAAGGGCTCTGGTTGTAACCAGTCGGTGGTAATTGTCCACTGATCTTTCTAACTTGAAAGGAAGGTTCTCAGGGAGTGAACATGTGATAAATGCATTCTGCCCAGAGTCTCTGTCGTGTACATTGAAAAGTGCAATTATGGTTCCTGGGGGAGAGTCTTCAGGAATTGAGCTAGTAGCAGATGTCATGTAAAATTCTGGGGCGTTGTCATTCACATCCAGAACTGTCACAATAACCTTTGTCCTGGTCAGAAGGCCCGGACCATCCTGAGCTTCAATATCAATTTCATGGACTTTGGTATCCTCAAAATCTAGACTCTTTGTGATTGCTATATCTCCAGATGTCGACTCAAGCTCAAATACCTCTGGGGTTTCTCCCAGGGTTTTCTCTTGAAAATATGCCACTTGGGCATTGTATCCCTCATCTGTGTCAGTGGCGGTCACTGTGAGTATCCGGGTGCCTACGGGCATATTCTCAGGAACACTTACACGGTACTCGGGCTGTGTAAATATAGGGGCATTGTCGTTCACATCCAGGACGGTCACACAGATGCGGGAGGTGCCAGATCGGACCGGACTGCCCCCATCCAAAGCCACAAGGAGGAGGTAGTGAATGGCTTTTTCCTCACGGTCCAGGGCGAGCTCCAGCACCAGCTCAGGGTGCTTGTTCCCATCCACTCCGCTTCGCACATCCAGGGAGAAGTGGTCATTTGGGTTCAGTTCGTACTTCTGAAGGGTGTTTTCTCCCACGTCCGCATCATGCGCACTCTTTAGGGGAATTCGGAATCCTGGCGTagtcatttcacttatttttagcTCTAGTTCCTCTACTCCAAAGCGAGGGGCATTATCGTTAATATCTGTTATTTCCACCTCTACTGAATAAATGTTCAATTTGTCTTCCAGGAGTATGTTAAAATTCACCAGACACCGCGtgctctgagtgcagagctccTCCCGGTCTATCCTGCCTGCGGTGACCAAGCTGCCACTTCTCGGATTCAGAGCAAAAAGCTGCGACCTACCTCTGGAGATGATGCGGACTCCACGCTCTGCCAGGGCAGGGGGCTCCAGCCCCAGGTCCTTGGCGATGTCACCCACGAAGGAGCCTTTGTCAATCTCTTCTGGCACAGAATAGTGCATCTGCCCGGCTCCGACCTCCCACAAGACgaccaaaagaaagcagagccGGATAAGCCTTCTGCGTTGTGGCAACTTTTGCAGAGCCGCCATTTCTTCTGCTGCAATCTTCTCTCCCAGGCAACTTCCAGCGTCCAGTGCGAGATTCCAGTCTTTATTCCTCAGGGTCTGAGGGGACCAGCATTCACAGGACCCAGGTCACTGTAGACAGAACTTTAAGCTgctgaactgatttttttttttttttccggtccGGAAGCTTGGGGGCCAAATGCCCAGCCCTTTTTGTTGTGGGAGCCGGAATGTTGGACTGATTGTCTTGCAGGCTTTTACTTCTAAGGTGGTCAGCAGCGACGCTCAGAGGCCTAAGTAATTTCTGCACCCTCTAAGGCAAACCCAAGTTATTTCTTGCTTGTTAGCTTTGTGACTTTCAAGTTGCTTTGAAGAATCTTAGTTTTAAGATACCTTAGAAGTAGCTCTTTCAAGTCAGGAGTCTTTTTCTCA
It encodes the following:
- the LOC110591236 gene encoding protocadherin gamma-A2-like: MAALQKLPQRRRLIRLCFLLVVLWEVGAGQMHYSVPEEIDKGSFVGDIAKDLGLEPPALAERGVRIISRGRSQLFALNPRSGSLVTAGRIDREELCTQSTRCLVNFNILLEDKLNIYSVEVEITDINDNAPRFGVEELELKISEMTTPGFRIPLKSAHDADVGENTLQKYELNPNDHFSLDVRSGVDGNKHPELVLELALDREEKAIHYLLLVALDGGSPVRSGTSRICVTVLDVNDNAPIFTQPEYRVSVPENMPVGTRILTVTATDTDEGYNAQVAYFQEKTLGETPEVFELESTSGDIAITKSLDFEDTKVHEIDIEAQDGPGLLTRTKVIVTVLDVNDNAPEFYMTSATSSIPEDSPPGTIIALFNVHDRDSGQNAFITCSLPENLPFKLERSVDNYHRLVTTRALDREQFSFYNVTVTAKDGGKPSLSKDAYILLQVADINDNPPTFPHMSYSAYIPENNPRGASLISVVAHDPDSDDNAHVTYSLTEDTFQGAPLSSYISINSDTGIVYALRSFDYEQFQDLQLWLTAWDNGNPPLSSNVSLSIFVLDQNDNAPEILYPALPTDGSTGVELAPR